In one Melopsittacus undulatus isolate bMelUnd1 chromosome 4, bMelUnd1.mat.Z, whole genome shotgun sequence genomic region, the following are encoded:
- the C4H10orf105 gene encoding uncharacterized protein C10orf105 homolog, with the protein MSTEDTGNGTSPTTPLLGLLVSTTELVPPSYTSPETADPLLVIVALVCIFLLLATFLIFVTLCKPAALDQARSGPHECMPHHPVDTSEPQLRFWKRLGSLRCSINTFRRSQPMSQRQLTCPRSSLTSQNWDIMESTKM; encoded by the coding sequence ATGAGCACAGAGGACACTGGCAATGGGACCTCTCCTACCACGCCTCTCCTTGGGCTTCTGGTTTCAACCACTGAGCTGGTCCCTCCCAGCTATACATCCCCTGAGACAGCAGATCCACTGCTTGTCATTGTTGCACTTGTCTGCATCTTCCTCCTTCTGGCAACCTTCCTCATCTTTGTTACCCTCTGCAAGCCAGCGGCGCTGGACCAGGCCCGCTCTGGGCCCCATGAGTGCATGCCCCATCACCCAGTGGATACCAGTGAGCCCCAGCTGAGGTTCTGGAAGCGGCTGGGCTCCCTGCGATGCTCCATCAACACCTTCAGGAGGAGTCAGCCAATGTCCCAGAGACAGCTCACCTGCCCCAGGAGCTCCCTCACCAGCCAGAACTGGGATATCATGGAGTCCACCAAAATGTGA